One segment of Natronosalvus halobius DNA contains the following:
- a CDS encoding isopentenyl phosphate kinase: protein MTSSGTGTETETTVVKLGGSVVTDKDRDETLDADSLETAADAVATALETGDVDDLVIVHGGGSFGHVHASEHGVSTTDGTHDVGAVHAIHGAMKTLDGFVLQRLLERDVPAVPVHPFSVASRDAEGRLDLPTAQVETMLAEGFVPVLHGDVVSHRGEGATIVSGDELVVELATALEAERVGLCSTVPGVLDDAEDVIERIEDYADVEAVLGASESTDVTGGMATKVQALLALESRASIFGLESLPAFFHGEGAGTTIE from the coding sequence ATGACCAGCTCTGGTACCGGAACCGAAACCGAAACGACCGTCGTCAAACTCGGCGGCAGCGTCGTCACGGACAAGGATCGCGACGAGACGCTCGACGCCGACTCCCTCGAGACGGCCGCCGACGCCGTCGCGACGGCGCTCGAGACGGGCGACGTCGACGACCTCGTCATCGTCCACGGCGGCGGGAGCTTCGGCCACGTCCACGCCAGCGAGCACGGCGTGAGCACGACCGACGGTACGCACGACGTAGGCGCCGTCCACGCGATCCACGGCGCGATGAAGACGCTCGACGGATTCGTCCTCCAGCGATTGCTCGAGCGTGACGTCCCCGCGGTTCCGGTTCACCCCTTTTCGGTCGCATCGCGGGACGCCGAGGGCCGACTCGACCTCCCTACGGCGCAGGTCGAGACGATGCTTGCGGAGGGGTTCGTCCCCGTCCTGCACGGCGACGTCGTGAGCCATCGGGGTGAGGGAGCCACCATCGTCAGCGGCGACGAACTGGTCGTCGAACTCGCGACGGCCCTCGAGGCCGAGCGCGTGGGCCTGTGCTCGACGGTTCCCGGGGTGCTCGACGACGCGGAGGACGTGATCGAGCGCATCGAGGACTACGCCGACGTCGAGGCCGTCCTCGGGGCCAGCGAGTCGACGGACGTCACCGGCGGCATGGCTACGAAGGTGCAGGCACTGCTCGCCCTCGAGAGCCGTGCCTCGATCTTCGGCCTCGAGTCGCTGCCGGCGTTCTTCCACGGGGAAGGAGCGGGGACGACGATCGAGTAG
- a CDS encoding RtcB family protein has translation MTTTFDADGIVLEQVREHVWELPQEDGMRVPARVLASESLLEEISEDRTLEQLRNATHLPGITNYAICMPDGHQGYGFPVGGVGAMDAENGCISPGAVGYDINCGVRMMKTNLSYDDVAGHERELVDALFEAVPSGLGGGGVVETGVDTVEQILERGVDWALEAGYAVQDDLLHCEDEGVRAGADASMVSQKAKDRGKNQVGSLGSGNHFLEVQRVTDVYDDGVAEAFGLERDQIVVLIHCGSRGLGHQTCNDYLRKIERQHGGLLNQLPDKELAAAPAGSQLAEEYYAAMNAAINYAWVNRQLIMHRTREVFADVFDRPWESMEMDLLYDVAHNIAKKEVHEVDGEDRELYVHRKGATRAFPAGHPDVPAAYRDVGQPVIIPGSMGAGSYVLRGGENSLDLTFGSTAHGAGRLMSRTQAKNEYWGEDVREDLESGQGIYVKAQSGATVAEEAPGVYKDVDEVVRVSDELGIGDRVARTFPVCNIKG, from the coding sequence ATGACCACCACGTTCGACGCCGATGGCATCGTGCTCGAGCAGGTTCGCGAACACGTCTGGGAGCTCCCACAGGAAGACGGGATGCGTGTCCCCGCACGCGTACTCGCCAGCGAATCGCTACTCGAGGAGATCAGCGAGGACAGGACGCTCGAGCAATTGCGCAACGCGACGCACCTGCCGGGGATCACGAACTACGCCATCTGCATGCCCGACGGCCACCAGGGGTACGGCTTTCCGGTCGGTGGCGTTGGTGCGATGGACGCCGAGAACGGCTGTATCTCGCCCGGAGCGGTCGGCTACGACATCAACTGCGGCGTCCGGATGATGAAGACCAACCTGAGCTACGACGACGTCGCCGGGCACGAACGCGAACTCGTCGACGCCCTATTCGAGGCCGTCCCCTCCGGCCTCGGCGGCGGCGGCGTCGTCGAGACCGGCGTCGACACCGTCGAGCAGATCCTCGAGCGCGGCGTGGACTGGGCGCTCGAGGCCGGCTACGCGGTCCAGGACGATCTCCTTCACTGCGAGGACGAGGGCGTCCGGGCGGGCGCCGACGCGTCGATGGTGAGCCAGAAGGCGAAGGATCGCGGGAAGAACCAGGTCGGCTCCCTGGGTTCTGGTAATCACTTCCTCGAGGTCCAGCGGGTGACTGACGTGTACGACGACGGCGTGGCGGAGGCGTTCGGCCTCGAGCGCGATCAGATCGTCGTGCTCATCCACTGTGGCTCCCGCGGGCTGGGCCACCAGACCTGCAACGACTATCTGCGGAAGATCGAGCGCCAGCACGGTGGCCTCCTCAATCAACTCCCCGACAAGGAACTCGCCGCCGCCCCCGCTGGGTCGCAACTGGCCGAGGAGTACTACGCGGCGATGAACGCCGCGATCAATTACGCCTGGGTCAACCGTCAGCTGATCATGCACCGGACCCGCGAGGTGTTCGCGGACGTGTTCGACCGCCCCTGGGAGTCGATGGAGATGGACCTCCTCTACGACGTGGCTCACAACATCGCGAAGAAGGAGGTCCACGAGGTCGACGGCGAAGATCGGGAACTGTACGTTCACCGGAAAGGTGCGACGCGGGCGTTCCCGGCGGGTCACCCCGACGTCCCCGCAGCCTATCGCGACGTCGGCCAGCCGGTGATCATCCCCGGGAGCATGGGCGCCGGCAGCTACGTCCTTCGCGGGGGCGAAAATTCACTCGACCTCACGTTCGGCTCGACGGCCCACGGCGCCGGCCGACTGATGAGTCGCACCCAGGCCAAAAACGAGTACTGGGGCGAGGACGTCCGCGAGGACCTCGAGTCGGGCCAGGGGATCTACGTCAAGGCCCAGTCGGGGGCGACGGTGGCCGAAGAGGCCCCGGGCGTCTACAAGGACGTCGACGAGGTCGTGCGCGTCTCGGACGAACTCGGGATCGGCGACAGGGTCGCCCGGACGTTCCCGGTGTGTAACATCAAGGGGTGA
- a CDS encoding GNAT family N-acetyltransferase, translating into MSVNIDSRVVEPGNDEFVDSAWDLKEVISRDEGVLKQRRNFFVDAYRRSTVHCYVRNGTDLVGFAAVRRDGYILFLAVSPDCRGKGIGKRLVAQVAEDHRSITCHARTTNENALQFYEHLGFEIKRRIDNYYEDGGDAYYLKLGSSAGLSDRISELIRR; encoded by the coding sequence GTGAGCGTCAACATCGACAGTCGCGTCGTCGAGCCCGGCAACGACGAGTTCGTCGACTCGGCCTGGGACCTCAAAGAAGTGATTAGCCGGGACGAAGGGGTGCTCAAACAGCGACGCAACTTCTTCGTCGATGCCTACCGGCGCTCGACGGTCCACTGTTACGTCCGCAACGGAACGGACCTCGTCGGGTTCGCTGCCGTTCGACGCGACGGCTACATCCTCTTTCTGGCCGTCTCACCCGACTGTCGCGGCAAGGGTATCGGCAAACGACTCGTCGCCCAGGTTGCCGAGGACCACCGCTCGATCACCTGCCACGCCCGCACGACCAACGAAAACGCCCTCCAGTTCTACGAACACCTCGGCTTCGAGATCAAGCGCCGCATCGACAACTACTACGAGGACGGCGGCGACGCCTACTACCTCAAACTCGGTTCGAGTGCCGGACTGTCGGATCGAATCTCGGAACTGATCCGCCGGTAG
- a CDS encoding archease, which yields MSYELRAHTADVAVAARGDTLETTVAAVADGLAAASCDEIPGGDADKASSDVDSDSSGDSGESDDRFTLEVRAESREALLFEYLDELIYLRDVRLELPVDNRVRTLERVDEDTGDESEGAGTGDEGAIEEPASRDRHTDDRWRLAADARGVPLTEIDAREVKAVTYSEMRLDAVDDGWEAYVVFDV from the coding sequence ATGAGCTACGAACTCCGCGCACACACCGCGGACGTCGCCGTCGCCGCTCGCGGCGACACCCTCGAGACGACCGTCGCCGCCGTGGCCGACGGTCTAGCGGCGGCCTCGTGTGACGAGATTCCCGGTGGCGACGCGGACAAGGCGAGTAGCGATGTGGACAGCGACTCGAGTGGCGACTCCGGCGAGAGCGACGACCGGTTCACACTCGAGGTGCGCGCCGAGAGCCGCGAAGCCCTCCTCTTCGAGTACCTGGACGAACTCATCTACCTGCGAGACGTCCGCCTCGAGTTGCCGGTCGACAACCGCGTTCGGACGCTCGAGCGGGTCGACGAGGATACGGGAGACGAGAGCGAGGGCGCAGGCACGGGCGACGAGGGTGCAATCGAGGAACCAGCCAGCCGGGACCGACACACCGACGACCGGTGGCGGCTCGCGGCCGACGCCCGCGGGGTTCCGCTCACGGAAATCGACGCCAGGGAGGTCAAAGCCGTCACCTACTCGGAGATGCGCCTCGACGCCGTCGACGACGGCTGGGAGGCGTACGTCGTCTTCGACGTCTGA
- the priS gene encoding DNA primase small subunit PriS, with protein MEERTRAYLRGRFRDHYRRTEITLPPEANEREWGYIPWTEGPKTTMVRHRSLLELGSLEDFLERKRPQHVYYSVGRYRDPGANSMSAKDWRSSDLVFDLDADHLPSVTLGEDSYAEMLEKCKDALFRLLDFLEDDFAFEDLEVVFSGGRGYHVHVRDECVQRLESDHRREIVDYVRGIGLEYDALIETETVAGLGRKTPTQRRHLSIDGGWGRRTHQRFMAYVDDLLDLEEEAALEKLQSFDGIGEGKAQATLNAARNNRAELEAGNVTVHTAVSQLAERFAGRAVEADNAPIDEPVTTDTNRLIRLPGSLHGGSALETQRIDRDDLADFDPLVDAVPETFRGHEIVVDVTRGGDVELGGDIFTVQEGDQSLPEYVAMFLMARGRAEKEKE; from the coding sequence ATGGAGGAGCGCACGCGGGCCTATCTTCGGGGGCGATTTCGGGACCACTACCGACGGACGGAGATCACCCTCCCCCCGGAGGCGAACGAACGCGAGTGGGGCTACATCCCCTGGACGGAGGGCCCCAAGACCACGATGGTTCGCCACCGCTCGCTCCTCGAACTCGGCTCGCTCGAGGACTTCCTCGAGCGTAAGCGCCCCCAGCACGTCTACTACTCGGTCGGGCGCTACCGCGACCCCGGCGCGAACTCGATGAGCGCGAAGGACTGGCGCTCCTCCGACCTGGTCTTCGACCTGGACGCCGACCACCTGCCGAGCGTAACCCTCGGCGAGGATTCGTACGCGGAGATGCTCGAAAAGTGCAAGGACGCCCTGTTTCGCCTGCTCGACTTCCTGGAGGATGACTTTGCCTTCGAAGACCTGGAGGTCGTCTTCTCGGGCGGCCGGGGCTACCACGTTCACGTCCGCGACGAGTGCGTTCAACGGCTGGAGAGCGACCACCGCCGCGAGATCGTCGACTACGTCCGCGGGATCGGCCTCGAGTACGACGCGCTGATCGAGACCGAGACCGTCGCCGGATTGGGCCGAAAGACGCCGACCCAGCGTCGCCACCTCTCGATCGACGGTGGCTGGGGCCGACGCACCCACCAGCGGTTCATGGCCTACGTCGACGACCTGCTCGACCTCGAGGAGGAGGCCGCCCTCGAGAAGCTACAGTCGTTCGACGGCATCGGCGAGGGGAAGGCGCAGGCGACACTCAACGCCGCCCGGAACAACCGTGCGGAACTCGAGGCGGGGAACGTGACGGTCCACACCGCGGTCTCCCAGCTCGCCGAGCGCTTCGCTGGACGGGCCGTCGAGGCCGACAACGCGCCGATCGACGAACCGGTCACGACCGACACGAACCGGCTCATCCGACTTCCGGGGAGCCTCCACGGCGGCAGCGCGCTCGAGACGCAACGAATCGACAGGGACGACCTGGCCGACTTCGACCCGCTGGTCGACGCCGTCCCCGAGACGTTCAGGGGCCACGAGATCGTCGTCGACGTCACCCGCGGCGGCGATGTCGAACTGGGGGGCGATATCTTTACAGTCCAGGAGGGTGACCAGTCACTACCGGAGTACGTCGCCATGTTTCTCATGGCGCGTGGTCGCGCCGAAAAGGAGAAAGAATGA
- the ilvB gene encoding biosynthetic-type acetolactate synthase large subunit, translating to MSERATPVTPRTEADSSAAETERERERERNPEAAADVSTEPSSNTDASTKPVTTGAESVIRALETAGAEYVFGVQGGAIMPVYDALYDSEIRHVTMAHEQGASHAADAYGIVSGDPGVCFATSGPGATNLVTGIADADMDSDPMIALTGQVPTRMVGNDAFQETDTTGVTKPITKANTFSSDPDRVGDDVGEAFALAGAGRPGPTLVDLPKDVTLGDTSTEPGQPRTPDTYEVQEHADPETVRLAARRIEQSTKPVLLLGGGVIKGSATEAVRAFAVEHEIPVVTTMPGLGAFPEDHELAMEMAGMHGTGYANMAITHCDTLIGVGTRFDDRLTGGIEHFAPDAEVIHVDIDPAEISKNIHAEYPLVGDAETVIEQLADEVTESPRATKWRAQCQQWKSEYSMAYRTPEDEPVQPPFVVEALDEATSDRAIVTTGVGQHQMWACQYWTFTEPRTWVSSHGLGTMGYGLPAAVGARLAAEDDQEVVCFEGDGSFLMTIQELAVAVRENLNITVVVLNNEYIGMVRQWQDAFFEGRHAASEYNWCPEFDTLAEAFGAKGFRIDDYDEVADTVEAALAYDGPSVIDAHIDPRANVYPMVPSGGDNGRFALSEDQL from the coding sequence ATGAGCGAACGCGCGACACCGGTGACACCGCGGACCGAAGCGGACTCCAGCGCGGCGGAAACTGAGCGCGAACGCGAACGCGAGCGCAACCCCGAAGCCGCCGCCGACGTCTCGACCGAACCGAGTTCGAACACCGACGCATCGACAAAGCCGGTCACGACGGGCGCCGAATCCGTCATCCGCGCGCTCGAGACCGCGGGCGCCGAGTACGTCTTCGGCGTCCAGGGCGGGGCGATCATGCCCGTCTACGACGCACTCTACGACTCCGAGATCCGCCACGTGACGATGGCTCACGAGCAGGGCGCCTCCCACGCCGCCGACGCCTACGGCATCGTCTCGGGCGATCCGGGCGTCTGCTTCGCGACCTCCGGACCCGGCGCGACGAACCTGGTGACGGGCATCGCCGACGCCGACATGGACTCGGATCCGATGATCGCGCTGACGGGCCAGGTGCCGACCAGGATGGTCGGCAACGACGCCTTCCAGGAGACCGATACCACGGGCGTCACGAAACCGATCACGAAGGCCAACACGTTCTCGAGCGACCCCGATCGCGTCGGCGACGACGTCGGCGAGGCATTCGCGCTCGCGGGCGCGGGCCGACCCGGCCCGACGCTAGTCGATCTGCCGAAGGACGTGACCCTGGGCGACACCTCGACCGAGCCGGGCCAGCCACGGACGCCGGACACGTACGAGGTGCAAGAGCACGCCGACCCCGAGACGGTCCGACTTGCCGCGCGGCGCATCGAGCAGTCCACGAAGCCGGTCTTGCTGCTGGGCGGCGGCGTCATCAAGGGCAGCGCCACCGAGGCCGTGCGGGCGTTCGCGGTCGAACACGAGATTCCGGTCGTGACGACGATGCCCGGCCTCGGCGCGTTCCCCGAGGATCACGAGCTCGCGATGGAGATGGCCGGGATGCACGGGACGGGGTACGCCAACATGGCGATCACCCATTGCGACACCTTGATCGGCGTCGGCACCCGGTTCGACGACCGGCTGACCGGCGGCATCGAGCACTTCGCGCCCGACGCGGAGGTCATTCACGTCGACATCGATCCAGCCGAGATCAGCAAGAACATCCACGCGGAGTACCCGCTCGTCGGCGACGCGGAAACGGTGATCGAGCAGTTGGCCGACGAGGTCACGGAATCTCCGCGAGCCACCAAGTGGCGCGCCCAGTGCCAGCAGTGGAAGTCGGAATACTCGATGGCCTACCGGACGCCCGAGGACGAACCGGTCCAGCCGCCGTTCGTCGTCGAAGCGCTCGACGAGGCCACGAGCGACCGGGCGATCGTGACCACGGGCGTCGGGCAACACCAGATGTGGGCTTGCCAGTACTGGACGTTCACCGAACCCCGGACCTGGGTCTCGAGCCACGGGCTCGGGACGATGGGCTACGGCCTACCCGCGGCCGTCGGTGCGAGACTCGCCGCCGAGGACGACCAGGAGGTCGTCTGCTTCGAGGGCGACGGGTCGTTCCTGATGACGATCCAGGAACTGGCCGTGGCCGTCCGTGAGAACCTGAACATCACCGTCGTCGTGCTCAACAACGAGTACATCGGCATGGTTCGCCAGTGGCAGGACGCCTTCTTCGAGGGTCGCCACGCCGCCTCGGAGTACAACTGGTGTCCCGAGTTCGACACCCTGGCGGAGGCTTTCGGCGCGAAAGGATTCCGCATCGACGACTACGACGAGGTCGCCGACACGGTCGAGGCCGCGCTGGCCTACGACGGCCCCTCGGTGATCGACGCCCACATCGACCCACGGGCGAACGTTTACCCGATGGTGCCGAGCGGCGGCGACAACGGACGGTTCGCGCTGTCGGAGGACCAGCTATGA
- a CDS encoding LeuA family protein, with the protein MGLGTCRHQTTPALRPLRAVEFFQGTLDSTDEIATARVFDTTLRDGEQSPGTSFSYDDKREIARVLDEMETHVIEAGFPVNSEAEFEAVSDIASSTQTTTCGLARVVEGDIEAALDSGVEMVHVFVSTSDVQIEDSMHSSREAVVERAIDAVERVTEAGAICMFSPMDATRTDEPFLLEVIEAVTEAGTDWINVPDTCGVATPRRFYDLIQTVTDHTDARIDVHTHDDFGLATANALAGIEAGADQAQVSVNSIGERAGNAAYEEFVMAVESVYQADTGIDTTRITELSQVVADRSGVPVPSNKPVVGANAFSHESGIHAAGVIENADTFEPGVMTPEMVGARRRLVLGKHTGTHSVRERLVETGFDPTETEVRAVTRRVKDYGAEKRRVTVSDLERFAEAEGVARLPEREREEVQA; encoded by the coding sequence CTGGGGTTGGGTACATGTCGACACCAAACGACACCAGCTCTGAGACCCCTCAGGGCGGTCGAGTTCTTCCAGGGCACGTTAGATTCTACTGACGAAATCGCAACTGCACGCGTTTTCGACACGACCCTGCGCGATGGCGAACAGTCCCCAGGAACCTCGTTCTCGTACGACGACAAACGCGAGATCGCACGGGTTCTGGACGAAATGGAAACCCACGTCATCGAAGCAGGCTTCCCCGTCAACTCCGAGGCCGAGTTCGAAGCCGTCAGCGACATCGCGTCGTCGACGCAGACCACGACCTGTGGACTGGCCCGCGTCGTCGAAGGCGACATCGAAGCGGCGCTGGACTCCGGCGTCGAGATGGTCCACGTCTTCGTCTCCACGAGCGACGTGCAGATCGAGGACTCGATGCACTCGAGCCGAGAAGCTGTCGTCGAGCGCGCGATCGACGCCGTCGAGCGCGTCACCGAGGCGGGCGCAATTTGCATGTTCTCGCCGATGGACGCCACCCGGACCGACGAGCCGTTCCTGCTCGAGGTCATCGAGGCCGTCACGGAGGCGGGAACCGACTGGATCAACGTCCCCGACACGTGCGGGGTCGCGACCCCGCGACGCTTCTACGATCTGATCCAGACGGTGACCGACCATACCGACGCGCGCATCGACGTCCACACTCACGACGACTTCGGGCTGGCAACGGCGAACGCGCTGGCAGGGATCGAAGCCGGCGCCGACCAGGCGCAGGTCTCGGTCAACTCGATCGGCGAGCGTGCCGGCAACGCCGCTTACGAAGAGTTCGTGATGGCCGTCGAGTCGGTCTACCAGGCGGACACGGGCATCGACACGACGCGGATCACCGAACTCTCCCAGGTCGTCGCCGATCGAAGCGGCGTCCCGGTCCCCTCGAACAAGCCGGTCGTGGGCGCGAACGCGTTCTCCCACGAGAGCGGCATCCACGCCGCCGGCGTCATCGAGAACGCCGACACGTTCGAACCCGGCGTCATGACCCCGGAGATGGTCGGCGCCCGGCGCCGACTCGTCCTGGGGAAACACACGGGAACCCACTCGGTTCGCGAACGGCTGGTCGAGACGGGCTTCGACCCGACCGAGACCGAGGTACGGGCCGTGACCCGTCGCGTCAAGGACTACGGCGCCGAAAAACGTCGCGTCACGGTCTCCGACCTCGAGCGATTCGCCGAAGCGGAAGGCGTCGCTCGGCTCCCCGAGCGGGAGCGAGAGGAGGTGCAGGCGTAA
- the bcp gene encoding thioredoxin-dependent thiol peroxidase, whose product MLEAGDDAPDFALPNQHGETVRLDDFEGQYLVVYFYPRANTEGCTVEACEFRDARPTLETENAAVVGISDDPVSDLEDFAADYDLEFDLLSDEDGSVSTAYDSYGEKQMFGNTFDGVFRNTFVVGPDGTIEAVFEGVTPEGHADEVLNVLE is encoded by the coding sequence ATGCTCGAGGCTGGCGACGACGCACCCGACTTTGCACTGCCGAACCAGCACGGCGAAACGGTTCGCCTGGACGACTTCGAGGGCCAGTACCTGGTCGTGTACTTCTACCCCCGGGCGAACACCGAGGGCTGTACGGTCGAGGCCTGTGAGTTCCGCGACGCGCGCCCGACGCTCGAGACCGAGAACGCGGCCGTCGTCGGGATCAGCGACGACCCCGTCTCCGACCTCGAGGACTTCGCGGCGGACTATGACCTCGAGTTCGATCTCCTCTCCGACGAGGACGGCTCCGTGTCGACCGCGTACGATTCCTACGGCGAGAAGCAGATGTTCGGGAATACGTTCGACGGCGTCTTCCGGAACACGTTCGTGGTTGGCCCGGACGGCACCATCGAGGCGGTGTTCGAGGGCGTCACCCCCGAGGGACACGCCGACGAAGTGCTGAACGTTCTCGAGTGA
- a CDS encoding DoxX family protein: protein MNDARRSRRGKARSSVLDGLLSLALTLTLLLSLALATILSRPVSAHEEYVVDEEHDVSALEFLVDGLTDPVVVGPLALGALVVTLAMVAYLRVNPVPNDVAAFRTAMREYTEFVPWLLRISFGIPLVGAGFAGYFISPSVAVDARLLQVALGFLLLFGLATRLVALVTLAAYLVGLVVWPTLLLQFEFVGGLLAIALVGSGRPSADHVLQRVAGGPGTEYGRIDRVHDVAQVFQSRIDPYVVYAPTIARVGLGLTFITLGVGQKLLRPGIALAVVDRYDLTSVVPVPAELWVFGAGFTEAALGLALVVGLFTRASAAVAIAMFSLTLFALPDDPVLAHVSLFGMASLLLITGAGPYAVDNRLQAVESKLEDAVTSTAG, encoded by the coding sequence ATGAACGACGCTCGTCGATCCCGGCGAGGAAAAGCCCGTTCCAGCGTCCTGGACGGACTGCTGTCGCTGGCACTGACGCTGACGCTGTTGCTGTCGCTAGCGCTGGCAACCATCCTCTCGAGGCCTGTCAGCGCCCACGAAGAGTACGTCGTCGACGAGGAGCACGACGTCTCAGCCCTCGAATTTCTCGTTGACGGACTCACCGACCCCGTCGTCGTCGGTCCGCTGGCCCTCGGCGCGCTCGTCGTCACCCTCGCGATGGTCGCCTATCTGCGCGTGAACCCGGTGCCCAACGACGTCGCCGCCTTCCGGACGGCCATGCGGGAGTACACCGAGTTCGTCCCCTGGTTGCTCCGGATCTCGTTCGGCATTCCGCTGGTCGGAGCGGGCTTCGCCGGCTACTTCATCAGCCCGTCTGTCGCAGTCGACGCCCGTCTGCTCCAGGTGGCCCTCGGCTTCCTGCTCCTGTTCGGCCTCGCCACCCGCCTCGTCGCCCTCGTGACCCTGGCGGCGTACCTCGTCGGGCTGGTCGTCTGGCCGACGCTCCTCTTGCAATTCGAGTTCGTCGGCGGCCTGCTGGCCATCGCCCTCGTCGGCAGCGGCCGACCAAGCGCCGATCACGTCCTCCAGCGAGTCGCCGGCGGCCCGGGAACCGAGTACGGCCGAATCGACCGGGTTCACGACGTGGCCCAGGTGTTCCAGTCGCGAATCGACCCCTACGTGGTGTACGCCCCGACGATCGCCCGCGTCGGCCTCGGGCTGACGTTCATCACCCTCGGCGTCGGCCAGAAACTCCTGCGCCCCGGCATTGCCCTGGCCGTCGTCGACCGGTACGACCTGACGAGCGTCGTCCCCGTTCCGGCCGAACTGTGGGTGTTCGGGGCCGGGTTCACCGAGGCGGCTCTCGGCCTCGCGCTCGTCGTCGGCCTGTTCACGCGCGCCAGCGCCGCCGTCGCCATCGCCATGTTCTCGCTGACGTTGTTCGCCCTGCCCGACGACCCCGTGCTGGCACACGTCTCGCTGTTCGGGATGGCCTCGCTGTTGCTCATCACCGGCGCGGGCCCCTACGCCGTCGACAATCGCCTCCAGGCCGTCGAAAGCAAACTCGAGGACGCGGTCACGTCGACGGCGGGCTGA
- the mvk gene encoding mevalonate kinase, which translates to MTVSSAPGKVYLFGEHAVVYGEPAVPCAIERRARVTVEQRSDDRLRVQADDLSIDGFTVEYGGQHDGRHDVNVPEPLISAAMGYVDGAIEQVHDVTGEDDVGFDVTIESEIPLGAGLGSSAAVVVAAIDAAARELGLTLETDELAERAYRTEHAVQEGQASRADTFCSATGGAVRVEGDDCRSIDAPELPFVIGFDGGAGETGELVAGVRALREEYDFAADTVEAIGDVVRRGESALQAGDLEEVGRLMNFNHGLLSALGVSARDLETMVWAARDAGAYGAKLTGAGGGGCIVALDPTPETETALRFTPGCEDAFRAELAEEGVKRLT; encoded by the coding sequence ATGACAGTCTCGAGCGCTCCCGGGAAGGTCTATCTGTTTGGGGAGCACGCGGTCGTCTACGGCGAGCCGGCGGTTCCCTGTGCCATCGAGCGACGGGCGCGGGTCACCGTCGAACAGCGATCCGACGACCGGCTCAGAGTACAGGCGGACGACCTCAGTATCGACGGCTTCACCGTCGAGTACGGCGGCCAGCACGACGGCCGCCACGACGTGAACGTCCCCGAACCACTCATCAGCGCCGCGATGGGCTACGTCGACGGCGCCATCGAGCAGGTTCACGACGTCACCGGCGAGGACGACGTCGGCTTCGACGTCACCATCGAGAGCGAGATTCCGCTCGGGGCAGGCCTCGGCTCCTCCGCCGCGGTCGTGGTCGCCGCCATCGACGCCGCGGCGCGGGAACTCGGGCTCACCCTCGAGACCGACGAACTGGCCGAGCGAGCCTACCGGACCGAGCACGCGGTCCAGGAGGGGCAGGCCTCTCGCGCTGACACCTTCTGCTCGGCGACCGGTGGCGCCGTCCGCGTCGAGGGCGACGACTGCCGATCGATCGACGCCCCGGAGTTGCCCTTCGTCATCGGCTTCGACGGCGGCGCTGGCGAGACAGGCGAACTGGTCGCCGGCGTCCGTGCCCTCCGGGAGGAGTACGACTTCGCCGCCGACACCGTCGAGGCAATCGGCGACGTCGTCCGCAGGGGTGAGTCGGCTCTCCAGGCGGGCGACCTCGAGGAAGTCGGTCGACTGATGAACTTCAATCACGGCCTGCTCTCGGCACTCGGCGTCTCCGCGCGGGACCTCGAGACGATGGTGTGGGCCGCTCGCGACGCGGGCGCCTACGGGGCGAAGCTCACCGGCGCGGGCGGGGGCGGCTGTATCGTCGCGCTCGATCCGACGCCGGAGACGGAGACGGCCCTGCGCTTTACCCCCGGCTGTGAGGACGCGTTTCGGGCCGAACTGGCCGAAGAGGGGGTGAAGCGACTCACATGA